The Fusarium fujikuroi IMI 58289 draft genome, chromosome FFUJ_chr05 DNA segment GCATTTTGACTAGCTTTAGGGTAGTTGAGTCAGACTGGGCACCATCGGCGAACAGCTACCTCGACATGGCATTCTTCTCGTCGAAATCAGCCTCATTGAAACCTGATCGTCGCACTTAACAGTTCTAAAACCGGCAGAGAAATGATCGATCTTTGCACAGACCCTTTCTTAAGCCTCCTGAACTAGCTAGTGTCGTGAGTGCCGTTTCATCTGCACCAGCTTCAATTAGAGGCTGATCACCCAGCCTGAATCTGCGGGGGAAGTAAGTGATGGAATTAATTAGGTAGCTTCAGGGTCGCCCATGTTGGTTTGGGCTTGATACTACAACTTGGGGCATTTGGCACGGCTTCCTAAATGTTACAGGACTCCTTCAGAGCTCATTTAATCTCATTGAATTCGGTTCGCAAGTGTCACGCTGGAAATACTCTTCGCCAAACCCAATTCATCCAAATTGAGCGGTGTCAAGCCATGAGGCGCTTCAACACTCAACCCTAACTACCTGTTCAGCCATCAGCCGCCAAAACCTGCATCTGCAGTCCAGCTGACATTTCAACCCTGGCCCCCAAATACTCGAGTCCATTAGTGTCGATTTCAGCACCAGCATAATAAGCGATAATTCGATTGATCACCTCAGGGGATAAAGTCGACTCCAGTTTGAAGTCATGGGTCTCGGCACGAGCCGCACCCGATTCGTCTCTATCCTGACTCAGCTACTGTACTTTGCAGCGCGGCAAAGCTGAAAGCAGTATCCTCATCGCAATGGAAGATCCCAATCTTTTGGTTGTGCTAACGGCAGCTGTGGCTTGACGATCCGGTTGCTAGCGGGGAGGGATTATCCTTAGAAAGCGGGCGACGAACCGAGTCGTTGGGAAGACAGATGACCTGCGCCCTCCATAACCCTAATTACgttacttttcttttctttttcatgtGAATGTTGATAGGCGATATGCTCAAGGCGGTGAGAAGAGTGGCTTCGTAGGCGAAATGAAGATGCCACGATACGAGAGATGTCCTTGAAGAGAACGGATAGAGTTTGAGTGATGTCGTCCGCTCGAATATGAGGGGTCAAAGAGGCTGGATTGCCACGAAATGAATCAATTCACTACATTGCAATTGGACGCAGTCAAGACACTGCTCCCTCAAACTCTCCCTGCTTGACTCGCCCAAAAGTCTCAGCCTCACAACATCACCGCCGATCTGCAGCCACTCACGACCACCAATTGGTTGATGCGCAACCCTTTAATCGATGTGTCACTTACCAGCCAGCGCAGAACGTCACTTGGCACGCAGATCTTGTTACCCAATGTTCCAAGAAAAGCAGCGCAtagcaaagcaaagccacAAGCACGACTCGGACTACAGACAGTACTGTGCAGCACACGAGAGCACGGTTCTTAACGGCTGACGGCAGTGAAGACGCCTCTTTCGGTCTGGAATCTGCCGGGGCGCGGGGAAAGGTTGGAACTACCTTGGAGATTAGGGGCGAAAAGAGGCACTCTTAAGGTTCTCCCCATTGGCTGATGCTACAGTAGACGGTACTTGTTCGCACTCAGACATTGCTGATCGAGTTACGTCAATGATACATTATTGAGCCGACGTGCATGAAGAGGCTTCACTTAGCATCTCAACAACTCCCAATCATTAGCCCACCGCTACATATCGCCCTGCATGTGCCCTCGGCCAAGTCTTTGCTTTTCTCACCTCTAGTCTATGATGTCCTTCTGCTAATTTTTCCTTCTCCCTCTTATGCATCTCCAATTCCTCAAACCATGGAAAACATCACCCGAGATATCAAGGCCAAATGATTTCCCATCTGATATGCCATGTTAACCCTCCTCTCTCCCCACTACAAGGCCCAGGAGGTTACAAGAGGTGACCTTGTCATCGCCTCGACGGCGTTCGGCTTCACGCTTGGTTTTGGATGGTTGACTGTCTTCAAGGCCATCAGGCAGACCTGGCAGGTGTATCAGCGCCATGGCCGGCGGGTGTTTCGAAATGCGTATATTATAATGGTCTGGGGGGAGTTGACGGTCTGTACGATTTTTATGGTTATTTGTATCTTGCATTTACTGGACGTTATACCCCCAAGGTGAGTTGTCCCATATTGGCCGATGAGAATGTTCACTGACACCAACTACAGCTTTGCATTTTATTTCACAATTCGTAAGTTGCCAGTCTCTTTAACATGAGTTTTACTGACCGCTTCTCAGTTACGACATGGGCTCTCCAGGTACGAATTTCAAGGTCATGCGCGCGAACCGCCAAAATTAACCCTCTCCCGATAGGTCCAATTCCTTCTCCAAATCATCGTCAACCGCTGCGGCATCCTCCTCACCAACAAAAAGAAAGCCTACCGcctcaaagtcctcatcGGCACACTTATAACGGCCGTTAATATTTCCGTCTACTGCATATGGATTCCGGCGCGATTGCAAGTATCAGAACGATATATCCACATCAACGAATGGTGGGACCGATGCGAAAAAGTCATCTATCTCATTGTCGACGGCTGTCTGAATTTCTACTTCATCCACATCGTTCGCAAAAATCTTATCATTCACGGCCTCACGAAGTACAAGAGGTTGACGCATTTTAATATGTTTATCATTGGGTTTTCCTTGAGCATGGATGTCCTTATTATTGCCATGATGAGTTTACGAAATACCTTTGTGTATGCCCTTGACCCTAAGTCCCCGACTTACTTTTGAGCATGCTAACTGTTCACAGATACATGCAGTTTCATCCACTAGCATACACTGTAAAATTACACATCGAGATGTCAATGGCGGATCTCATAGGCAAGATCGCCCGCGACAAGCATTGCGGCATCATAGCCGACGGCACATTCTCGAGTAGGCTTAGCAACGGGACATATCATCTAGAAGATATCCAAGGTTTAGACAGCCAAACGAGACTGGAAGAACGAGGCGACAGAGGAAGTGTTTCGAAGCCTAGACGCATGTTCCGTTCTTATTCGCGGCGGACTGGAGAATATGACAGAGACGACTATCCAGAACCGTGTTGATAACGATATCCAACTAGCCAAAGTATACGAATACATCAAAcataaattctataaaatactcATATTTTTGCAAACAGAACTCAATGAGGATAAAGTAAACCTTTTGCATTCATCGTTGTCCAACTATCCTAATGAGTAAAAGCTTTGAATTTGCAACTCTCAACCTAATAAGTCTCGATAGAGTCAATATCCAACTCCTCATTCCTTCGTCTAATAAGCAGCTTAGCCTGGAGATCAGGCAAATAAGCCATTCCAAAACCTGACGGATTAGGAACTACACCATCCGCCAGCTTCCAATCATACTTCAAAAGCATATGGCACAACgcgatcttgatctcattcGCCGCAAAGAACCGCCCAGGGCACGCATGATTGCCATGACCAAAGCCCAGGTGGTCGAAGCTAGTGCTAACAAGATGAGGGTGCTTGTCCTGCTCAGATGCCTCCCGCATTCGCAGGAAACGATAGCCGTCAAATTTTGCAGCTTCTTCATAGTAATCGCCGTTCCACATGTGAGTCGTATCACAGACAATCTTTTCTCCTTTCTTGATCACATCGCCATTTGGAAGAGTGATGTCTGCCATAGCCTGCCTTCGGAAGGAGCCTTGAAAAGTGGTTAGATGCAAGATGTAGATTGCAGAATACTTGTTGAGCTACTTACCGAGTGACACTGGTCGCAATCTCTGAGACTCTTTGATGACACTATCCATGAGCTTCAGATTATACAGGGCTGTCTTCTTGAGTCCCTCTGCAGTCAACACGTTTGTGATCTCTTCGCGAAGGGGCTGGAATAAATCAGGATGCTGGGCAATGTTGAAAAGTGTTTCCATAAGCAAATCGGACGTTGTGTGGATAGCGACGAGTGATAGTGAGATTTGTAGGAGTGCTGGGTTACGTGTAgagccttctttcttgtaCCATTCAATCGAATCGTCGAAAGGCGAGGGCTTTCCCTGTGCTTCAGCCTCTGCTGAGATAACACTGCGACGCTCAAGATGGGGCTTTAGGCATTGGATTGCTTCGTTGAGTTTCTTGCGCAGCGTCCAGCATGATGGGAGGAACCAATGCACAAAGGGTCGTGACCATCGAGGATACGTCCGTAGAATGTCACCCGTCCTGAAGGACTCAACGGTATAGTCACCGCTGGCTCTGACCCATTCGTCGTCGCGGCAGAGGGACTCACCCATGAATACTCGTGATGACATACGCGATACGATACGGACGATATCATTTTGAGGGTGCATCTCATGCCATTCTACAACGCGTGGCAAGATTAATCTGTATTCGGCCCTGAAAGTCTTTGTGGAGGCTACTTACCAGTGGATTCTGTAAGAACTTGACGAAAGGCCAGAGATGCCTCTTCAGAGAGTGGTGCCGTGAGCTTGGCTGAGCGAAAGGAGTCAGTATTTCATAGGCCAAGGACGAACAGGAAACTAACTTAAAGCTTTGGTCAGGTACTTGGTAACAACTTTCGAAAGGTTTGGGtcagaaagaaaaggatcaAATCCGGGAACATATGCGTGAGAGTCCTGCTGAAAATCAGTCACTGCGATCAGCGAGCCACTATGAAAAATGAAACGTACATCTTGAGCAGGAATCTCAAAGTCTAGCTGCTTATGGCTCTTCAGCGCATCGAGAAACTTGGGTGGAATCACGACCACTTTCCCCCAGTCCGTGTAGGCTCTATATGGCTGGTCTTTGTGTAAAGCTCTGGCGTTCGTGAGAATATTCTTGCTGTCGACAATAAAGTCCTGAGTCACACGGTTGCTGGTAAGCTCGAGTGACTTTTTTGGATTCAAGACCGGGAACTTTGTAACATGGCCGAGTAAAGAATATcgtatgatgaagagagtgaACAATGTGACGCCGCAAAAGATGGCGTACTGGGGATTGCCCAGATGGAGATCAAGATAGGACGGCATGAGAGAGGATTGTTGAACTCTTGGACTATCCTGTCCTgtcttgagcttgatgaacAGACATTTCTCTCATGATGCATAGAATTTATACTTCGAGATCCGATATACGATCGACAGAACTGAATCTGTAGTGGCATAGATGATCTGCAGCTAGTGCCGCCCAAAAGCCCGAAGCTCATATGACGGGGACCTTCATGGGCCCGACCCCGAGCATGTTCTCAGCTACGGACGCATCTCAAGTGGATATTTCGTAAAAGACTTGGCGAAATTACTCTGTGAAACAGACTCGCTCCGTTTGAATGACTCGCTTCAGTGGGTGATGTAACGGTATCGACACGCGTGCATGCAGTGCAGTGGAGAGGCGAGCATCTTGATCAGGACAGGTTATGTGAACGGGCATGGCCGTTGTGGACCCGTCGTATTCGCATGGCGACGATCGGCCAGTCTACGAGCAGTTTACGAATaatcgatgttgatgagacacGATGGCTCATGGCGCCTTGCTTTGCAAATAGTCCTGTCTTGGTTGGCTGCATGAGAGTTGTCTCAAGTTGGGTTACAGTCTACAACTGAACGTCAATATCTGCAGGTTCTGCGGACTTCATGTACAACCCGAGCCATTCACAAACGCAGTTCTATCATTCTATGGATAACCGTTCGGGTTCTGAGACTGAAGAAGTCCGAGGTGTTGATGCCAGTCTCCTGACGCTTCGTGTTGTCAAGGTCCACCCAGTGACATGAAGCTTACGATATAGCTAAGCGAGAAATATTGAGATAATGGGAGAAGAGCCGAACTACGCCAAGACCGGCAGTTGACTCAAAATTATCACAGGTTATCCACAGTAGTAGCAAAACGATTCGGCCAGTTGATTTTTAAGAACGGCTAATCTACCCTCTGATACTACTTATAGCCGGTGACTTTATATTGGACGAGGAAAATAGACACCGGCTTCTGTGGCTTTGCATGAAAAAAAGGAAACGAGCTCTCAAATACCCCGTTCTGCAGTCCTGTGAACCCTGCCGAGTTGGAACCTCATCACACCTCCATATTTATCATTAGGTTCCCAGTTCCTACCTCAACCGTTTCTTTATTTCTACCCCAAGTTAAGACTTTCCGAAAAACCTGGCACTGAAGATTTCCCACGGATTGCCAAAGTTTGTTGATGAATATTTTTCTCATGATGAGTCTCAGGACCTTGTTCTCATGGGATCCTTGGATCCCCTGCAGCGGATAGAACATCTATTAGCACAGTTCTTGCAAGAGTGATCTAACATACCACAGCTCATGACTCATTAGCTTGgcttctcgttcttgaagACCACACAACTACGGCAGTGACCGCATAAAGAGACTGTAGTTGGACTTAGTAGGTAGGCTGCATAGACTTGAACTGTGGATACTCACCCCACAAATGTAGTAAGGAACGCCTCCTACGAGAAACGGCAGGTCTTCATTGATACTCCATTGATAGATCGGATATAAAACACCAATCCCGAGCAATGTTCCGGCGCTCTCAACCGATGCCAGGGTCATCATGACAGTTCCTGCATCGGAGCTGCTGAAGCCACATGACCCAAAGGCAAGCAGGCTCAGATCAGTTGCAACGCCGAGAGTATTTATCACAAGGGCTTGGACTTGGTCTTAGAAAGTGACATCTTCAGCTTTTGGGTACGGCATACCTGCTATGATGGAACGTAGAGAACCTGATAGACCTATCATGAAAGCACCAATCGAGATAAACAAAACGCTGATTCGGGCGGAGTGGAGGTTAATACTGTTAGGATATGAGACCCCCGGTGCAGTGTGCAGAACGATGCCCGGTAGGATGATGCCAAAGATGACAACACTCATGACAGTACGGAGAAGCCACAAGCCCTCAGCCTACATATGCAATCGCGGTAAGTAGTCTTTCGTATGAAATAGACATAAGTACTTCGTATACATACCTCGGAAGGACTAACATTGTCTCTGTGCTGAATGTAGGTTTTGAAAAGTGGCCGAGTTGATTTGCAAATAGCCATGAGGAAAAACACTTGTGGCAGAAATATGAGACTCGAAGTTCTGAGGAGAGACTTCTTGCCAAAGCATCTAGAAAGGTACTCTGTAGCCGATATGCTGAGTCTTTTAAGCTCAGCGTCGGTTTGGTGGTTAGGCAGCAAGGAAGTGGACTCATCATGACTAGAATTATTGCTCTCACAAGCCGTGGACTTCAGTGAATCAACAATCCCAAAGCCTATGAGACAAAAGCTTCCGGATAGTATCCCGGGCAAGAAGTGACTGTAATCAGCGAGGATAGAGGCAAAGAATGGACCGAAAGATTGGGCCACGACTGAAACAGCTCCTGTGCAGTAGTAACTTGCGAACCTGAGAAACAGTCAGTATAAAATCATGGCCATAGGGATGTGAGGGATGAGGGAGCAGACCGGTAATGAGGGGGGGCCTGATCATGGAGTATGGCGAGTATGAGAAATGCCGAGGCATGAGATCCTCCTCCGATACATCTTACTAGAGGGCTTACGATGGCAACCAAGATAGGCCATTGCTGCTCGTTAcatactattactattattagtTTTGAGTTGGTGGGAATTGCCTGCTTGGTAACCGCATACAGCTCAACAATGTGACGAGACTGGCGACAAGGATACTCGTGGCGTTAAGATTCATGGCATGATGCTTAGACCTGGTGTTGAGAAAATAGCCAATCACAAATTGGCCTATAATATCTGTGCTTTATGTCAGTAATCAAGCCACATTTAGCTGGAAATATCGCTCGCTAAGCATGAAGCGCCAACTTACCGGATACACCTTTGAGTACAAGAGCCGCAGTGCCTAGATTCCAACGACCTGACTGGGTGTGAGCGTCATCGGCGAGAGCGGGGAGAAGACTGTCAGTGATGGAGTCGCCCAAGGTCATGAGACCCAAGAAGACCAATGCCAAGCAGGCGTCAGACCACATCATTTTTGCAGCAGAAAGCTAGCGAGACGTGGAATTGACTGATCGCGAGGCATTCTTGTATATTCGCCGGGCGAGAGCGCTAAGACGCCGGCATTGGACCGGATCAAAGGGGGGAAGAGAGATCTTGAAGGGGAAGCTTATTGGACAAACGAGTCGGAAATATGAGACAATTCTTGCTTTCCGATGGTTCCCAATTCGCCAAATAAGGACAAAGACAACGGCTGCAATGGTTGTCACACCATTGAGTCCTACCAACCTGCCTTGTTCTACCACGTATGTACGTATGTACAATTATGTATTTACGCCCGCATGGCAAATTGGCTGCATCCTGCAAAGAAGGGGAGATCAAATCAGGCTGCGCTAGTCGAATATGCCCAATAATCCTGTCACAAATTTCCGTAGCTGATGGCCTCAATCACGCAGCTTCAAAGAAAGCGGAAAGATGGTCGGAAAAGACAAGAATACTTATATTCCTTTAATACTTTCCGACACTAAGAAAATACAACTCAAGGAGggcgaagaggatgaagatggatggTGATATAATGAGAGTCGAGAAGCCCTCCCTTGCTGCTGTAATttgcaaaaaaaaaaaaaaaaaaagaaaagaatttAAATCATTTCTGAATCACTAACGAGACTACACGTACCCAGCCAGCCAGAGTACCGTACTGTTACCTGATCTATCACAAAAAATGAGTAAGACAGCGGAATGCGTCAATCAAAAGGTCAGCAGCACGCGCCCGTTTGTGTAGCCAGTCGTGCTGACCATCACTGCAGCCTTATTCGGAGAGCTCCAAGGAAAGGATCACAGACGTCGCGTTACACGGCTTGAAGTCACTCTCGGAGCAAGATACTCCAATCTCGATGTGGCTCCGACATCTCGATGATCCATACCCTTACAGCAGACGTGCAAACGCAAATGACGGCATGCCAAAGGTGAAGCTATGACAGGCTTTGTCTCACCACCCACCAACTGTCAGCTGAGGTGCTGAGGCCACCTCATGCGAGGAAGGACAAGACACGGCAGAGATTTTTGGCAAAGCAATTGCGTTGGGCTTGAGTTTATGGCAAAAAGTTACCCAGGTTACCGAGTGAATATACGTTATACAGTATATATGTAAGTGCGAACAGCAAATTCTGCCTTGCCCCTGAGCTAAGATCGGTTACCCGCAGATCCGCCCGAAAGTGTCGCAGCTTTACAGGGAACTTATGCGCAGGGGCGTAGGGCGTTTTGTTTGATGACAACGTATCATAGAGAGTGGCAAAGGTTGGCGGATGTAGGAAAAAACAAAGCGCAGCAATTTTGACTTTTCAGCACTGGCAATGAATATTCGTATATAGTTTGATAGTGGAGACATTTACAAACTAATTTTGGGATATGGTCTAACCCAAAATTAATCGCTTGGTGTAGTGGTAGTTCaagctctcaacatcatccctTCGGAACTCATTTGGGGAGTCCAGTTCCCTCCTGTAGTCTGTTATCAGATTAGCACGTATCATTTCAAGTCCCAGGGGCAATTTACTCACTGGACTGGTGATTCTGTAGGTCTTTCTGTATGCCCTCAATCAGTGATCGAGCATGTAAACTCTTACCCAGGAGTCCTTGATTTGAAGATTTGGTCCAGTCTATGGCAAACGGCGCATGCCCATTCGTCACAATACGGAAGTATGTAGTCAACGTATCTGCGATATGCTTGTTCTGGCCGTAGTAATCACACGGGTCCCTTCTCAAAGGCCAACGAGTTCCCCCTTCGCGGTTCTTCTCGTACTCCCAGGCGTGCATGTTCCATGAGTCTTTCTCGAGACTGTGTAAGAGTATGAAAGTTGTTAAGAATATGGCGCACCAGTACGTGCTTCGGTCGCCGCGAAGGATCATGTCTTGAAGTTGTTCAAGGATCACTCGCTCTACTTCATCCATTCGGATCTCAAAGGCCTTGTCAAGTTGTTGGTTGACAAGTCGCGGGAGTAGTGTCTTTCCGAACCAACATCCAGGGATATTCAGTGGACGCATTCCTATATCCGAAGCACCTTTCACTATCGTCCATGGATACTTGAAAAACACAGCTTGCATAGCCCAGAAGCGTAACGCAAGCCGTACCAAGCTGATCTACATTTTGAGTTAGTATAGGCTATCCACTCCAGATTCCCTGAAGCAGTGTTACTCTCAACTTAGTTACGTACCCCTTCTATACTTGGTGACTCTTGAAGTCCTGCACATTGTGTCGTAGCAAACATAAGGATATGACTTGCCAGTCTATTCCTGTCCATTGCCTGTCTTCCCTCATCCAGTGCTAGATCGAATGCGAGACTATCGCAATAAGCATCGATCTTCTCCGGTCTCAAAGTACCATCCTCAAGAGAAAATGCCGTACTTTCAGCCCGCGGAGTAATCATGCCAGCTTCAGTCCCGCGGAAAAGAACGTGAGTGAGAGCCCCGTGGCTGAAAGGAACGTATGGCTTTAACCTCACTTGCGTGGTTGGTGGAAACCCGTTTGATATTTCAATGGTTACTgtcttatagctttttaccGGGAACCATTTATCGACGTTATCAAGTAAAGATTGAATCCGTGTTTGGTACAAGCCTACAATATCTTAGCACTAAGCCTTCTTGTGAACTTGATGACTGACTATGAAGGAGAGTTCGCGAGCCTTTGAAATCTGCGGGAATGCAAAGCTCGCGATACACGGTCGACATATCACAAGACTCGCAGGCCTTGGCGTCCCCAGAGCACTTTGACACTTGTGAGCTCTGTCCTTTATTTCAAAGATTTCTGACTCACTCTTTTTTTCTGAATCTTGCAACGAGCGCAACTGGGCCGCACGCTCGGCCTCCCAAGCCTAGATCGCTTACTAGGTAGTTCTATCCCATGGCTTTTCATCAAGCGACCAGCCTGGCTCATGGAACGCTTAGACGAAGGTCTGGGGCTTGTCCGGGGCCGAGAACCGTCATGCCGCGCTGGAGGAATCGTGAGTCTTTGTCCCACATGTTTGGACGCTGCAGCATACTGTCTAGAGGACGGGCTGACTGTGATATTGCGTGTGCTATCCGTCACAGAAGATTCAACGGAATTTCCATCGGGCCACGGCTCTTGGAAGGATGGACTGTTAGTAGGGAGAGTAATCGTTGCAGAGGAGGGACTTGGAATGGGCGCCTGCCATTGTGAAAAGGGACCATCATCATAAATGGCATTTCCTAAGTCTGGAACTTGCAGAGCCTGACCACTTTCGAAACCAGAAGGCTGTTCATTCTGGAAGAACGCATCCAAGTCTGTCATCAAAGGGACATCGTGGTTCATAAAGCCGGCATTTTCAGAAAAGAAGAGCGAAGCTTCAGCGGCAGAAACAAAATTCTGGCAAATCATTAGTTCTATATTAACTAGGTCTAAGTGATACCTACATTGGACGTGTACAAGTCTTGGGTCCCCTGCGCTATCAAGCTGCCTGTAAGTCCGTCAAGCTTGGACCTTGCGAGACTCTGAATGGCTTCCCAGGCTAGGCTCTTGTCAATACCAGCGCCTCCATGTTTTGTTACAATCGATgcaacagcttcttcaacggcaCTGCCCAATTCAGCAGCAAAGTGGATATGGTCTCGGCGGGAATCGTCATTCGTGTAGCCAAATGGTTCAGTTCCATCGCATACGTCACTCGCAGTGCGAGTATCCCCACCGGGACCGGAGATTATACTAGAGTTAGGTGAATAGTGATGTGACATGGCTAATCGATGGCAAGTGTGAATGAGAAAGTTGTGTGACGGTTAGACCAAGTCTAAGAAACTGCCTGTAAATGCTTCACACATGTCCGATGGTTGGTAGCACTCACGGCAGTCGTAGACTCCCCAGTGGTTTCTTGTAACATTTCTTTTTTCCATGTGATGCTCCTTAATTGATTGACCCCCGAGAGAGAATGGAGGCGTGACGGTGTCAGGTTGGACGACCTACGGAGGCTGCTCACTTGCAGAACATAATCGAAACGGAGTGCATCCTCCGT contains these protein-coding regions:
- a CDS encoding probable cytochrome P450 monooxygenase (lovA), whose amino-acid sequence is MPSYLDLHLGNPQYAIFCGVTLFTLFIIRYSLLGHVTKFPVLNPKKSLELTSNRVTQDFIVDSKNILTNARALHKDQPYRAYTDWGKVVVIPPKFLDALKSHKQLDFEIPAQDDSHAYVPGFDPFLSDPNLSKVVTKYLTKALTKLTAPLSEEASLAFRQVLTESTEWHEMHPQNDIVRIVSRMSSRVFMGESLCRDDEWVRASGDYTVESFRTGDILRTYPRWSRPFVHWFLPSCWTLRKKLNEAIQCLKPHLERRSVISAEAEAQGKPSPFDDSIEWYKKEGSTRNPALLQISLSLVAIHTTSDLLMETLFNIAQHPDLFQPLREEITNVLTAEGLKKTALYNLKLMDSVIKESQRLRPVSLGSFRRQAMADITLPNGDVIKKGEKIVCDTTHMWNGDYYEEAAKFDGYRFLRMREASEQDKHPHLVSTSFDHLGFGHGNHACPGRFFAANEIKIALCHMLLKYDWKLADGVVPNPSGFGMAYLPDLQAKLLIRRRNEELDIDSIETY